In Argiope bruennichi chromosome 4, qqArgBrue1.1, whole genome shotgun sequence, a single window of DNA contains:
- the LOC129966333 gene encoding uncharacterized protein LOC129966333 has product MVSSASALANIKDSSSLHLLLVLSTFILLLASTGWARLECTSRPILDPNTRSHTSHRNNGVTPTAEVAEPLTPTDDLPPNMGKRAGNNSLITQASLLDNETSGNNRDEKNLDPSDPTHFIIRLCKDYKISINKPLIPLKLALFTYYGAGSFMPSFITVLYKTRGVSLAELSTFTIIAPIFQFIGSALSGIVADKIGRSKPVLVTNLLLVTLTVLCILLSPKIDRTNCTAPKINLFCNAQQSVAQTGYNLQESRIDVRDCKAKCSRNDSLTCNDTDSVYRIFYGRDLSNISLTIYIDNSHYNNRTEGNFVYNVSALEFQNVNTSWCYSDQTKNCSSSCEINSNIMQCRQENTNYLLFVYGGLFILFLTTYSNTYRCMDVTAMFLAKEQNSDFGRERFFAISGNLLISPLAGYIAEVTSPVVGEKNYAGALYLFIGMTCFLFLVIYKLPVRVVSPGEQMWKKTLILLKNIDVVVFFIVIFILGTSWNFTKYFLFWYLEDMQAPSLLIGLITSVSALYGLPFLLTSKWWVKKISPKGIIILAFVAYIVNSTGYSFLRNPWFALALEATGILNYYLLWVAVVVHSHDIAPEGLTSTVITISGAIHYSIGKASSGLTGGLIMNAFGGRVAFRFNALLCLACVVLYGFYIFFRNRYTSMKHKIDPSPQNMKVFHIEKAENGLKTNKKNQNQP; this is encoded by the exons AAGTGGCCGAGCCTCTTACTCCGACTGACGACTTGCCACCTAATATGGGTAAAAGGGCTGGAAACAATTCTCTGATCACTCAGGCCTCTCTACTCGACAATGAAACTTCAGGAAACAACAGAGATGAAAAGAACCTAGACCCTTCT GACCCGACTCACTTCATTATCAGGCTGTGTAAAGATTACAAAATTAGCATTAATAAACCCTTAATTCCTTTGAAACTCGCCCTCTTTACCTATTATGGag CTGGGTCTTTCATGCCGTCTTTCATCACCGTCCTCTACAAGACACGAGGAGTTTCTCTTGCTGAACTCTCCACCTTCACTATTATCGCACCAATATTTCAATTCATCGGCAGCGCACTGTCTGGAATCGTGGCTGATAAAATTGGAAGATCAAAACCAGTGTTGGTTACCAACCTTCTATTGGTGACACTCACAGTACTGTGTATTCTGCTATCACCCAAGATTGACCGCACAAACTGTACAGCAcctaaaataaacttattttgcaATGCTCAACAAAGTGTTGCTCAAACTGGATACAATTTGCAGGAAAGCAGAATTGATGTGAGAGACTGTAAAGCAAAATGTTCTAGAAATGATTCTCTAACTTGCAATGACACAGATTctgtttatagaattttttatggGAGGGATTTAAGTAATATATCACTCACCATTTATATCGATAACTCTCATTATAACAACAGGACAGAAGGGAACTTCGTATATAATGTCAGTGCTTTAGAATTTCAGAATGTAAATACCTCCTGGTGCTACTCAgatcaaacaaaaaattgctCATCTTCctgtgaaataaattcaaatattatgcaATGTCGGCaagaaaatacaaattacttattatttgtttatggtggccttttcattttatttttgaccaCTTATTCCAATACTTACCGTTGCATGGATGTAACCGCCATGTTTTTGGCAAAGGAACAGAATTCAGATTTTGGTCGTGAACGATTCTTTGCTATTTCTGGTAACTTGCTTATATCTCCTCTCGCTGGCTATATTGCAGAAGTAACATCGCCAGTAGTTGGCGAAAAAAATTACGCAGGAGCATTATATCTTTTTATAGGTATGACATGCTTTTTGTTCCTTGTCATTTATAAACTCCCCGTGCGGGTTGTTTCCCCTGGTGAACAGATGTGGAAGAAAACCTTAATTTTGCTCAAGAACATCGACGTTGTAGTGTTTTTCATTGTGATTTTTATCCTGGGCACGTCGTGGAATTTCAccaaatattttctcttctgGTATCTCGAAGACATGCAGGCACCCAGTTTGCTCATCGGTTTGATCACATCTGTAAGTGCTCTGTATGGACTGCCGTTTCTGTTGACTTCCAAATGGTGGGTGAAGAAGATAAGTCCAAAAGGAATCATAATTTTGGCTTTTGTGGCATATATCGTCAATTCCACTGGATACTCATTTCTGAGAAACCCCTGGTTCGCTTTGGCCCTTGAAGCCACTGGAATATTGAACTACTATCTTCTTTGGGTGGCTGTTGTGGTTCATAGCCATGATATTGCACCAGAAGGACTGACATCGACCGTTATTACGATTTCAGGAGCTATACATTATAGCATAG GCAAGGCCTCTTCCGGTTTGACTGGTGGCTTGATCATGAATGCATTTGGTGGTAGGGTGGCCTTCCGTTTCAATGCCTTGCTCTGCCTGGCGTGTGTCGTGCTCTATGGCTTCTACATCTTTTTCAGAAATCGGTACACGAGCATGAAGCACAAGATAGATCCATCGCCTCAGAATATGAAAGTTTTTCACATCGAAAAGGCCGAAAATGGACTCAA aacaaataaaaagaatcaaaaccaGCCGTAG